A window of Rhododendron vialii isolate Sample 1 chromosome 13a, ASM3025357v1 contains these coding sequences:
- the LOC131312456 gene encoding dnaJ protein homolog: MFGRAPKKSDNTKYYAVLGVSKDASPEDLKKAYRKAAIKNHPDKGGDPEKFKELAQAYEVLSDPEKREIYDQYGEDALKEGMGGGAGMHDPFDIFQSFFGGGSPFGGGGSSRGRRQRRGEDVVHPLKVSLEELYIGTSKKLSLSRNIICSKCNGKGSKSGASMKCAGCQGSGMKVTIRQLGPSMIQQMQHPCNECKGTGESINEKDRCPQCKGEKVVSEKKVVEVIVEKGMQNGQKITFPGEADEAPDTVTGDIVFVLQQKEHPKFKRKGDDLFVEHTLSLTEALCGFRFILAHLDGRQLLINSNPGEVVKPDQYKAINDEGMPMYQRPFMKGKLYIHFTVEFPDSLSSDQVKELEAVLPPRPSMGMSDMELDECEETTLHDVNIEEEMRRKQAQAQEAYDEDEETHGGGQRVQCAQQ; this comes from the exons ATGTTTGGTCGGGCGCCGAAGAAGAGCGACAATACGAAGTACTATGCGGTATTGGGGGTGTCGAAGGACGCGAGTCCGGAGGATCTGAAGAAGGCTTATCGGAAGGCGGCAATCAAGAACCATCCCGACAAGGGCGGGGACCCTGAAAAG TTTAAGGAGCTTGCTCAAGCTTATGAGGTGCTGAGTGACCCTGAGAAGCGTGAGATTTATGATCAATATGGTGAGGATGCACTCAAAGAAGGAATGGGTGGTGGCGCTGGTATGCATGACCCGTTTGACATTTTTCAGTCCTTCTTTGGCGGTGGCAGCCCATTTGGAG GTGGTGGTAGCAGCAGAGGACGAAGGCAGAGGAGGGGAGAAGATGTAGTTCATCCCTTGAAGGTCTCTCTTGAGGAGTTGTACATCGGGACATCTAAGAAGCTCTCTCTGTCTCGAAATATTATTTGCTCAAAGTGCAATGG GAAAGGTTCAAAATCTGGAGCTTCAATGAAATGTGCTGGCTGCCAAGGATCCGGAATGAAGGTCACAATTAGGCAACTTGGACCCTCTATGATCCAGCAGATGCAGCATCCTTGCAATGAATGCAAGGGTACTGGCGAGAGCATTAATGAGAAAGACCGTTGCCCTCAATGCAAAGGTGAGAAAGTTGTCTCAGAGAAGAAGGTGGTGGAAGTTATTGTGGAGAAGGGCATGCAGAATGGACAGAAAATTACATTCCCTGGAGAAGCCGATGAAGCG CCCGATACAGTCACGGGAGATATAGTGTTTGTCCTACAGCAGAAAGAACATCCAAAGTTCAAAAGAAAGGGCGATGACCTCTTCGTAGAGCACACCTTGTCTCTGACTGAAGCTTTATGCGGCTTTCGATTCATTTTAGCTCACTTGGATGGCAGGCAACTCCTTATTAACTCAAACCCTGGGGAAGTGGTCAAGCCTG ATCAATACAAGGCAATAAATGATGAGGGTATGCCGATGTACCAGAGGCCATTCATGAAGGGGAAGCTGTATATTCATTTCACTGTAGAATTCCCCGATTCTCTGAGCTCAGACCAGGTCAAAGAGCTGGAGGCCGTGTTACCCCCGAGGCCATCAATGGGGATGTCGGATATGGAGCTGGATGAGTGCGAGGAGACCACACTGCATGATGTCAACATTGAAGAGGAGATGAGGAGGAAGCAGGCCCAGGCTCAGGAGGCCTATGACGAGGATGAGGAGACGCACGGTGGAGGCCAGAGAGTGCAATGTGCCCAGCAGTGA
- the LOC131312457 gene encoding probable receptor-like protein kinase At1g49730 isoform X2 yields MKIMVLQLLCTICFARHFSYRDIKKATDGFRRIIDNSHGATYKAKFQDGSVAMVKEIRDFDEEAFYKEVLLLGCLHHRHIVSLCGFSTGRKRFLVFENIENGTLKDHLNDPLKTPLNWRTRLHIVIGVAAALEYLYFFCNPPMYHVSVSSSTILLDENYNAKLCNIGILGSRPNNVTLPQSSCTKECDDQECGNVIFQLGLLILELITGQSSEDGGAELIQWVQEYRFSKTVHKVLDPDLGDNYDSRELKGLLAVARLCTKSVDKPTAFTPQVFRYLQKKIGIAVA; encoded by the exons ATGAAAATTATGGTGCTTCAACTTCTCT GTACTATATGTTTTGCAAGGCACTTCTCCTATAGGGATATAAAGAAGGCAACTGATGGTTTCCGCAGAATTATTGACAATTCCCACGGAGCTACGTACAAAGCCAAATTTCAAGATGGCAGTGTTGCTATGGTAAAAGAAATAAGAGATTTTGATGAAGAGGCCTTTTACAAAGAAGTGCTCCTCTTGGGCTGTTTGCATCACCGGCACATTGTTTCACTTTGTGGGTTTTCCACAGGGCGGAAGAG GTTCCTAGTATTTGAAAACATAGAAAACGGAACCCTGAAGGATCATCTGAACG ATCCTCTTAAGACTCCCTTGAATTGGAGAACAAGGCTACATATAGTCATCGGCGTGGCAGCTGCCCTA GAATATTTGTATTTCTTCTGCAACCCTCCAATGTATCACGTCTCAGTCAGTTCAAGTACCATCCTACTAGATGAGAACTACAATGCAAAG CTCTGCAATATTGGCATTCTTGGCTCCCGTCCAAATAATGTGACATTACCACAGTCCTCATGTACAAAGG AATGTGACGATCAGGAATGTGGAAACGTCATATTTCAGCTTGGCTTGCTAATTCTGGAGCTAATTACTGGTCAGTCCTCAGAGGATGGAGGTGCTGAATTAATCCAATGGGTCCAAGAATATCGATTCTCAAAAACCGTAcataaggtgcttgatccagaCCTTGGAGACAATTATGATTCTAGAGAGCTCAAGGGCCTTTTAGCTGTAGCAAGATTGTGTACGAAATCTGTAGATAAGCCAACAGCTTTTACCCCTCAGGTATTTAGGTACCTCCAGAAGAAGATAGGCATTGCTGTCGCATAA
- the LOC131312457 gene encoding probable receptor-like protein kinase At1g49730 isoform X1, with protein MDHLLLKIRLLLLSWFHLHPSPPGTICFARHFSYRDIKKATDGFRRIIDNSHGATYKAKFQDGSVAMVKEIRDFDEEAFYKEVLLLGCLHHRHIVSLCGFSTGRKRFLVFENIENGTLKDHLNDPLKTPLNWRTRLHIVIGVAAALEYLYFFCNPPMYHVSVSSSTILLDENYNAKLCNIGILGSRPNNVTLPQSSCTKECDDQECGNVIFQLGLLILELITGQSSEDGGAELIQWVQEYRFSKTVHKVLDPDLGDNYDSRELKGLLAVARLCTKSVDKPTAFTPQVFRYLQKKIGIAVA; from the exons ATGGATCATCTGCTCCTCAAGATTAGACTTCTTCTCCTTTCTTGGTTCCACCTTCACCCCTCTCCTCCAG GTACTATATGTTTTGCAAGGCACTTCTCCTATAGGGATATAAAGAAGGCAACTGATGGTTTCCGCAGAATTATTGACAATTCCCACGGAGCTACGTACAAAGCCAAATTTCAAGATGGCAGTGTTGCTATGGTAAAAGAAATAAGAGATTTTGATGAAGAGGCCTTTTACAAAGAAGTGCTCCTCTTGGGCTGTTTGCATCACCGGCACATTGTTTCACTTTGTGGGTTTTCCACAGGGCGGAAGAG GTTCCTAGTATTTGAAAACATAGAAAACGGAACCCTGAAGGATCATCTGAACG ATCCTCTTAAGACTCCCTTGAATTGGAGAACAAGGCTACATATAGTCATCGGCGTGGCAGCTGCCCTA GAATATTTGTATTTCTTCTGCAACCCTCCAATGTATCACGTCTCAGTCAGTTCAAGTACCATCCTACTAGATGAGAACTACAATGCAAAG CTCTGCAATATTGGCATTCTTGGCTCCCGTCCAAATAATGTGACATTACCACAGTCCTCATGTACAAAGG AATGTGACGATCAGGAATGTGGAAACGTCATATTTCAGCTTGGCTTGCTAATTCTGGAGCTAATTACTGGTCAGTCCTCAGAGGATGGAGGTGCTGAATTAATCCAATGGGTCCAAGAATATCGATTCTCAAAAACCGTAcataaggtgcttgatccagaCCTTGGAGACAATTATGATTCTAGAGAGCTCAAGGGCCTTTTAGCTGTAGCAAGATTGTGTACGAAATCTGTAGATAAGCCAACAGCTTTTACCCCTCAGGTATTTAGGTACCTCCAGAAGAAGATAGGCATTGCTGTCGCATAA